One region of Quercus lobata isolate SW786 chromosome 2, ValleyOak3.0 Primary Assembly, whole genome shotgun sequence genomic DNA includes:
- the LOC115977924 gene encoding protein EPIDERMAL PATTERNING FACTOR 2 isoform X1, translating to MRNLYLGAHTFVLLLIFFMVLASSRSLRVTHRYISVSLHDKGTNVGEGHVSPKEEAKEELGTELYPTGSSLPDCSHACGPCFPCKRVMVSFKCFTESCPIVYRCMCKGKYYHVPSN from the exons ATGAGGAACTTGTATCTTGGAGCCCACACTTTTGTCCTACTTCTAATTTTCTTCATGGTACTAGCTAGTAGTAGAAGCCTTCGAGTGACTCATCGTT ACATTTCAGTCAGCTTACACGACAAGGGAACCAATGTTGGAGAAGGTCATGTCTCCCCTAAG gaagaagcaaaagaagaacTCGGTACTGAACTGTACCCAACTGGTTCAAGCTTGCCGGACTGTTCCCACGCATGTGGACCATGCTTTCCATGCAAGAGGGTGATGGTGAgcttcaagtgcttcacagagTCATGCCCCATTGTTTACAGATGCATGTGTAAAGGAAAATATTACCATGTTCCTTCCAATTGA
- the LOC115977924 gene encoding protein EPIDERMAL PATTERNING FACTOR 2 isoform X2 yields MRNLYLGAHTFVLLLIFFMVLASSRSLRVTHRFSLHDKGTNVGEGHVSPKEEAKEELGTELYPTGSSLPDCSHACGPCFPCKRVMVSFKCFTESCPIVYRCMCKGKYYHVPSN; encoded by the exons ATGAGGAACTTGTATCTTGGAGCCCACACTTTTGTCCTACTTCTAATTTTCTTCATGGTACTAGCTAGTAGTAGAAGCCTTCGAGTGACTCATCGTT TCAGCTTACACGACAAGGGAACCAATGTTGGAGAAGGTCATGTCTCCCCTAAG gaagaagcaaaagaagaacTCGGTACTGAACTGTACCCAACTGGTTCAAGCTTGCCGGACTGTTCCCACGCATGTGGACCATGCTTTCCATGCAAGAGGGTGATGGTGAgcttcaagtgcttcacagagTCATGCCCCATTGTTTACAGATGCATGTGTAAAGGAAAATATTACCATGTTCCTTCCAATTGA